The genome window TGAGCTAACGGTCCTTTGACACTTTGTGAAGTGGTTGGTTTAGCCGGAGTTGCAGATGCTGCAGAAGCAGAAGCGGGCAAGCTTAGACTGCCGAGTGTTACCGGAGCGGCGAGCAGGGCCGCCAACGTGATCTGGGTGATTTTTTTCAAATGAATAGCCTCCTTAAAATGGGTTGGAAAATGAGTAGCTTTCGGTTATAATTCTGACAAATCCTATCAGAATAGAATAATTGGATTGACTTTAGCACGGAGACGCGCTGGATGTCAACGGAAAAAAAGCTTGCTATAAAGCGGTTTCCAAAGCTTGGTAGAAAGCAAATCATCAAATATATTCTAATTGAGTGTATACGCTCAAAGATTTATTGACAAGGATCGACAGTATCCGCTAGGATAAGAAAAAAGAATATTGAAAAGGGGTATTTTCAAAATGAAAAGAGGTTTATCGTTCGTCTTATCGATCATCATGTTGGCTATTTTGTTGGCAGCTTGTGGGAATTCGGCTTCCAAAGACGAACAATCCGCCCAAGGCAGTGATTCGGAGAAATCTCTTCGGATGGCCCTCGTACTTCCCGAAAAAATAGGGGTTAACCCTTTCTTTGTACAGATGGATGAAGGCTTCAAAAAAGCAGGCGAAGAATTCAAAGTAGACACCAAGACGATTGAATCGACAGACCCGGCAGCATTTGAACAAAATCTGCGTGCTGCGGTTGCCGAGAATTATGATCTGATTATTACAGCCACTTTCCAGGCAGAAGATGCATTGAAGAAAGTCGCTGCAGAAAATCCGGACAAGTCCTTTGCAATTGTAGATACAACCGTGGATCTGCCTAACGTACGTAGCGTTGGTTTCCGTGAATATGAAGGGGCGTACCTGCTCGGTGCAGCCGCTGGATTGTCCACCAAAACAGACAAAGTCGGCATGATCGCAGCAATGGATGTACCATTGATCAAGAAATATACAGAAGGTTTCAAAGCGGGACTGGAATCCGTGAATCCGGATGCAGAATTCCTCGTGAACTATGTAGGTGGATTTAATGACCCGGCCAAAGCCAAAGAATTGGCACTCGTACAATTCGGCAAAGGCGCTGATTTCATCGCTGGCGCATCCGCTGTAGGTGATCTGGGTGTGTTCGAAGCAGCGAAAGAAAAAGGCTTCTATACTTCAGGTCAGGATACGGACCGTACGGTTGAAGACCCCGAACATATCGTATTGTCTCAATTGAAATCAACCGATACCGTTGCTTATGAGACTGTGAAAGATTTTGTAGAAGGCAACTTCAAAGCAGGTGCAGTGAACTATGGCTTGAAAGAAGACGGTGTGGGCCTGACTTATGTTACACGTGATAGCGAATCCCCGCTGAATGCTTTTGTTGGACAAGAAGTAATCGACAAAGTGAAAGCAATCAAGGATGATATCGTATCCGGTAAAATCGTAGTCAAAGATCCATTGCAACAATAGTTTTGAATTGTTCTTTTCAATGAATGAGTGATGGAATGGATCAGCCGGCTGCCCGATCAGGCAGCCGGTTTTGCTGCTATTAAATGACCAGTATATGTTCAACTTATCGTTTACACGATAACGAAGAGGACAGAAATAACCTGAAGAAGCTAAGCTAAAAGCTTTCTGAAAGAAAGCTACTTCGGAAGCATACACCTCGCCTTTATCTCCGGATTTTCCCCTTTATATAAAGGGAATCGAAAAATCTGGGGATAACAGCGATCAGAAGGTTGTTCTGTCATCGTAGTGGCGAGTGTAACCTTTTAAGTTGAACTGAGAGGAGCGAACGCGAGATATGCTGTTGGAGATGGAGCACATTACGAAGAAATACGGCGGCTTCACCGCGAACCGTGACATCCGTTTTAATTTGCGTGAGGGAGAGATTCATGCCCTTGTAGGTGAGAACGGGGCCGGTAAAACAACCTTGATGCGTATGCTGTACGGTATGGAACAGCCTACGTCAGGAACAATCAAAGTCCGTGGACGCGAAGTGAGCTTCGCTACGCCGTCCCAGGCGATGGCAAATGGCATCGGCATGGTGCACCAGCATTTCATGCTGTTCCCTTCCTTTACGGTGGCGGAGAACATCGTGATTGGACGCGAACCGGCAGCGGCAGGTGTATTTGACCGTAAAAAAGCAGCAGCCCAGGTGAATGAGCTTGGTAAACAATATGGCATGCCGGTTGACCCGTGGAAAAAAGTGTCCGAGTGCCCGCTTGGCATGCAGCAGCGTGTTGAAATTCTCAAGGTGCTGCATCAGGGCGCAGACATCATTATATTGGATGAACCTTCGGCAGTACTGACGCCTCTGGAAGTAAAGGAACTGCTCGCGAACATGAAATCACTCGCTAAGCTGGGCAAAACCTTTGTACTAATCACGCACAAGCTGCAAGAAGTCATGGATGTAGCCGACCGGATTACGGTACTTCGGGATGGTCAGGTAACGGGTACGCTCGAAGCCAAGGATACACATGTGGAGGAATTATCCCGTCTGATGGTTGGTCGTGAACTTGTGCGTATGGACAAGCAGCCATCGGTTCCTGCCGAAGCGGTGCTTCAGGTGGAAGGGGTCAATCTGTCTGGCGCCAAGGATCGTTCGGCGCTCAAGAAGATTCATATGGAGGTTCGTAAAGGCGAAGTCGTTGGCATAGCCGGCATCTCGGGTAACGGCCAATCGGAATTAATTCAGGTGATTGCGGGACTGCGTAAGGCGGACAGTGGTCGCGTTGTGCTCTCCGGGCAGGATACAACCAATTGGCCTGTACGGCGCATTCGGGAGCATGGACTTGCTCATATCCCGGAAGATCGTTATATGTGGGGAGCGGCCAAGGATGCGAGCGTTCGTGAGAACGGGCTGATGGGACATCATCATCGCTTGCAATCACGTGGCATTATCAAAGCGAAAGCAGCAAGAACAATGGTAGAAAGTTGGATCAAACAGTTCAGCATCAAGACGGGTTCTGCGGAAACCAAGGCACAGTTTCTGTCTGGAGGTAATTTGCAGAAGCTGATTGCCGCTCGTGAATTCGCACAGGATACACCGTTTCTAATTGCAGCCGAACCGACTCGTGGTGTGGATATCGGAGCGATGGAGACGATTCATGCCGAATTGCTACGTAAACGCAGTGAGGGTGCAGGTATTCTTCTCATTTCATCGGAGTTGTCTGAGATTTTGCAATTATCGGATCGCATTATAGTGATGTATGAAGGCGAAATTGCCGGAGAACTGAGAGCAGAGGAAGCGACGGAGGAACAGATCAGTTTGTTAATGGCAGGAGGGAAAGAGCGGATATGAATCGGGTAAAAGAAACACTTCGCGGACTCGTACAGCCGCTGCTTGCCGTATTCATCGGTCTGATTGCAGGGGCTGTGGCGATTCTGATTGTTGGCGGTAATGTGGTGGATACGTATGCGGAGATGTGGAAAGGGGCCTTCGGCAACTTCTACTTCTTCACCAATACACTGGCTCGTTCCACACCGATCATCCTGGCGGGACTTGGCGTAGCCTTGGCATTCCGTGCCGGATTTTTCAATATGGGAGCCGAAGGCCAGATGATTCTTGGCGGGCTCAGTGCCGCGCTCACGGCGCTCTACCTGCCAGGCCCGGGCTGGTTCGTGTGTATTGCTGCGATTGTCGCAGGTATTGTTGCCGGGGGAATCTGGTCTCTGTTTGCAGGTTGGCTGGATGCTCGTTTCGGCATGAATCTATTGATTACAACCTTACTACTTAACTATATCGCTATTTATTTTGGCGGATACATGGTCTCCTATCCATTCAAGGATCGGACTGGATCTGCAGCGATGGCTCAGACACCCATGATTGATCAGAGTATCTGGTTGCCGAAGTTGTTCCAAGGTATGGGACTGCATGCCGGCTTCATCATTGCCATTGTCGCGGCTATTCTGATCTACTGGTTCACTCACAAAACGGTGACGGGTTACGAGATCCGCATGCTCGGCAGCAACCCGTCCTTTGCAACCTACGGCGGTGTTCGCCGCATTCGCATGATGATGCTGTCCATGGTCATCAGTGGTGGACTTGCTGGACTGGCAGGTGCGGGGGAAGTGCTCGGTACACAGTACCGTTTCCTTGATGGATCGCTATCTTCTGCAAGTTACGCCTGGAGCGGCATTATGGCCACGCTGCTTGCCCGCTCGCATCCACTCGGTACAGCTGTAGCAGCTATTTTGCTGGCTGCGTTACAGACAGGTGCCATGGGGATGGAACGGAATACGGATGTGCCGCTTGAAGTCGGCAGTGTCATCCAGGCCGTATTGACGTTATTTGTATCAGCTCAGATCGGTTATTCATTCCTGAAGCGGAGAAAGGAGAAAAAGTCCAATGCAACAACTGTTTGATGCAGCCATGTTTGGCTCAACCTTGCGGATTATGACTCCAATCCTGCTTGCAGCGCTCGGTGGGGCTTTATGTTCCCGTGTCGGTCTGTTCAACGTGGGTCTCGAAGGACTGGTTTTGATCGGTGCATTCTCCGCCATTGTCGGTAATTATCTGTTTGGCAATGTGCTGCTGGCTGTACTCTTTTCCATTATTATTGTGATGTTATTCTCGGCGCTCTTTGCTTTTATAAGTATTAATCTCAAGGCCAACGCCATCGTGGTCGGGATCTCGCTCAACTTCCTGGCTGCGGGAGTGACGACCTTTGCACTGCGTGCGATTTTTGATGTAAAAGGTGCATACTACGACAAAGACATGGTGGGACTTCCCAAGTGGGATATTCCGCTGATTAAGGACATTCCGTGGTTGGGCGATGTATTATCGGGACATAGTCCCTTGGTTTACCTCGGTATTGTGCTCGTGATTGGACTGCAATTCTATCTGT of Paenibacillus sp. FSL R5-0517 contains these proteins:
- a CDS encoding BMP family protein, coding for MKRGLSFVLSIIMLAILLAACGNSASKDEQSAQGSDSEKSLRMALVLPEKIGVNPFFVQMDEGFKKAGEEFKVDTKTIESTDPAAFEQNLRAAVAENYDLIITATFQAEDALKKVAAENPDKSFAIVDTTVDLPNVRSVGFREYEGAYLLGAAAGLSTKTDKVGMIAAMDVPLIKKYTEGFKAGLESVNPDAEFLVNYVGGFNDPAKAKELALVQFGKGADFIAGASAVGDLGVFEAAKEKGFYTSGQDTDRTVEDPEHIVLSQLKSTDTVAYETVKDFVEGNFKAGAVNYGLKEDGVGLTYVTRDSESPLNAFVGQEVIDKVKAIKDDIVSGKIVVKDPLQQ
- a CDS encoding ABC transporter ATP-binding protein, translating into MLLEMEHITKKYGGFTANRDIRFNLREGEIHALVGENGAGKTTLMRMLYGMEQPTSGTIKVRGREVSFATPSQAMANGIGMVHQHFMLFPSFTVAENIVIGREPAAAGVFDRKKAAAQVNELGKQYGMPVDPWKKVSECPLGMQQRVEILKVLHQGADIIILDEPSAVLTPLEVKELLANMKSLAKLGKTFVLITHKLQEVMDVADRITVLRDGQVTGTLEAKDTHVEELSRLMVGRELVRMDKQPSVPAEAVLQVEGVNLSGAKDRSALKKIHMEVRKGEVVGIAGISGNGQSELIQVIAGLRKADSGRVVLSGQDTTNWPVRRIREHGLAHIPEDRYMWGAAKDASVRENGLMGHHHRLQSRGIIKAKAARTMVESWIKQFSIKTGSAETKAQFLSGGNLQKLIAAREFAQDTPFLIAAEPTRGVDIGAMETIHAELLRKRSEGAGILLISSELSEILQLSDRIIVMYEGEIAGELRAEEATEEQISLLMAGGKERI
- a CDS encoding ABC transporter permease produces the protein MNRVKETLRGLVQPLLAVFIGLIAGAVAILIVGGNVVDTYAEMWKGAFGNFYFFTNTLARSTPIILAGLGVALAFRAGFFNMGAEGQMILGGLSAALTALYLPGPGWFVCIAAIVAGIVAGGIWSLFAGWLDARFGMNLLITTLLLNYIAIYFGGYMVSYPFKDRTGSAAMAQTPMIDQSIWLPKLFQGMGLHAGFIIAIVAAILIYWFTHKTVTGYEIRMLGSNPSFATYGGVRRIRMMMLSMVISGGLAGLAGAGEVLGTQYRFLDGSLSSASYAWSGIMATLLARSHPLGTAVAAILLAALQTGAMGMERNTDVPLEVGSVIQAVLTLFVSAQIGYSFLKRRKEKKSNATTV
- a CDS encoding ABC transporter permease, giving the protein MQQLFDAAMFGSTLRIMTPILLAALGGALCSRVGLFNVGLEGLVLIGAFSAIVGNYLFGNVLLAVLFSIIIVMLFSALFAFISINLKANAIVVGISLNFLAAGVTTFALRAIFDVKGAYYDKDMVGLPKWDIPLIKDIPWLGDVLSGHSPLVYLGIVLVIGLQFYLFKSVSGFRLRSVGENPIAAQSIGIKVRGIQYGAVLMCGVLCALAGAQLSLGQVTMFTEGMTAGRGFIALVATMLGQANPLGVMGSSVLFGFMEALSIRLQGFSLPTHFTLMLPYIVTLVAMFFFKDRTYAQDALKAGGSSR